One Pseudomonas abieticivorans genomic region harbors:
- a CDS encoding PaaI family thioesterase yields the protein MDIPQDLVHSNFTKLLGAQLVRLGEGVAEVRLALAPELRNRGGKLHGGAMFSLVDIAMGLACSSAHGFDQQSVTIECKINYLRAVSEGEVLCIAKVIHAGRRTLVVDAEVLQDDKLVAKAQGTFAAL from the coding sequence ATGGATATCCCTCAGGATCTGGTCCACAGCAATTTCACCAAACTGTTGGGTGCCCAACTGGTGCGCCTGGGCGAAGGCGTGGCCGAGGTGCGCCTGGCGCTTGCGCCTGAGCTGCGCAACCGCGGTGGCAAGCTGCACGGCGGCGCCATGTTCAGCTTGGTCGACATTGCCATGGGGTTGGCCTGTTCCAGCGCCCATGGCTTTGACCAGCAAAGCGTGACCATCGAGTGCAAGATCAACTACCTGCGGGCAGTTTCCGAAGGCGAGGTGCTGTGTATCGCCAAGGTGATCCACGCCGGCCGTCGCACCTTGGTGGTCGACGCCGAGGTGCTTCAGGACGACAAACTGGTAGCAAAAGCACAAGGCACCTTCGCCGCTCTCTAG
- the gshA gene encoding glutamate--cysteine ligase: MSELLNRRLNLLGERANLPLLEQCLHGIERECLRVTGEARLAQTPHPEALGAALTHEQITTDYSESLLEFITPALADPAQTLKSLDTIHRFAYSKLGSEYLWSHSMPCPLPAEEDIPIAYYGTSNIGQLKYVYRQGLALRYGRTMQCIAGIHYNFSLPEKLWPLLREAEGAIESDRDYQSSSYIALIRNFRRYSWLLMYLFGASPALDAGFLRGRAHQLEQLDADTLYLPYATSLRMSDLGYQSNAQAGLTPCYNDLASYTDSLREAVATPYAPYVEIGTHKDGEWVQLNTNILQIENEYYSNIRPKRVTYTGERPIQALMARGVQYVEVRCLDINPFLPTGIDLTESRFLDAFLLFCALEQSPQLGGTECSGCTNNFLSVVKEGRRPGLQLQRDGQSVELKTWAGELLERIAPLAALLDQSHGGEEHAKALAAQQTKVNDPSATPSAQVLAKMAEHKESFAQFSMRQSRAHAEYFRNESLGVQEQAKFETLARTSIAQQAELEQNEVGDFDTFVGSYQASILAISN, encoded by the coding sequence TTGAGCGAACTTCTCAACCGCCGCCTGAACCTTTTGGGCGAGCGTGCCAACCTACCCCTGCTCGAGCAGTGCCTGCACGGCATTGAACGCGAATGCCTGCGCGTTACCGGCGAAGCCCGCCTGGCCCAGACGCCGCATCCGGAAGCCCTGGGCGCCGCGCTGACCCACGAACAGATCACCACGGATTACTCCGAGTCACTGCTGGAGTTCATCACCCCAGCCTTGGCCGACCCGGCGCAAACCCTGAAAAGCCTGGATACCATCCACCGCTTTGCCTACAGCAAGCTGGGCAGCGAGTACCTGTGGAGCCACTCGATGCCGTGCCCGTTGCCGGCCGAGGAAGATATTCCGATCGCCTACTACGGCACCTCGAACATCGGCCAACTCAAGTACGTGTATCGCCAAGGCCTGGCCCTGCGCTATGGCCGCACCATGCAGTGCATCGCCGGTATCCACTACAACTTCTCGCTGCCAGAAAAACTCTGGCCGCTGCTGCGTGAAGCCGAAGGCGCAATTGAAAGCGACCGGGACTACCAGTCTTCGTCCTACATTGCGCTGATCCGTAACTTCCGCCGCTACAGCTGGTTGCTGATGTACCTGTTTGGCGCTTCGCCCGCGTTGGATGCGGGCTTCTTGCGTGGCCGGGCACACCAGCTGGAACAGCTGGACGCCGACACCCTGTACCTGCCATACGCCACCAGCCTGCGCATGAGCGACCTGGGTTACCAGAGCAACGCCCAGGCGGGCCTGACGCCGTGCTACAACGACTTGGCCAGCTACACCGACAGCCTGCGCGAAGCGGTGGCCACGCCCTATGCACCCTACGTCGAGATCGGCACGCACAAGGATGGCGAGTGGGTTCAGTTGAACACCAACATCCTGCAGATCGAAAACGAGTACTACTCCAACATCCGCCCCAAGCGCGTGACCTACACCGGCGAGCGGCCGATTCAGGCGCTGATGGCTCGCGGCGTGCAGTACGTCGAGGTGCGTTGCCTGGACATCAACCCGTTCCTGCCAACCGGCATCGACCTGACCGAATCACGCTTCCTGGATGCCTTCCTGCTGTTCTGCGCCCTGGAACAAAGCCCGCAGTTGGGTGGCACCGAATGCAGTGGCTGCACCAACAACTTCCTCAGCGTGGTCAAGGAAGGCCGCCGTCCTGGCCTGCAATTGCAGCGCGATGGCCAATCGGTAGAGCTGAAAACCTGGGCTGGCGAACTGCTGGAACGTATCGCCCCCTTGGCCGCCCTGCTCGACCAGAGCCATGGCGGCGAAGAGCACGCCAAGGCGTTGGCCGCGCAACAGACCAAGGTCAACGACCCTAGCGCCACCCCATCGGCCCAGGTGCTGGCGAAAATGGCCGAGCACAAGGAAAGCTTCGCGCAGTTCTCTATGCGCCAAAGCCGCGCCCATGCCGAATACTTCCGCAATGAATCATTGGGCGTGCAAGAGCAGGCGAAGTTCGAAACCCTGGCCCGCACCTCTATCGCCCAACAGGCGGAACTGGAGCAAAACGAGGTAGGGGATTTCGATACGTTCGTGGGGTCGTATCAGGCTAGCATCCTGGCGATCAGCAACTGA
- the argE gene encoding acetylornithine deacetylase has translation MPLPSFKEQFAALIAAPSVSCTQASLDQTNKPVIELLTSWLGDLGFACDVREIKPGKFNLLATYGSGPGGLVLSGHSDTVPYDEKLWQTDPLKVTEVDGRWVGLGSCDMKGFFALIIDAVIPLLAHDFKQPLLILATCDEESSMSGAKALAEAGWPLGRAAVIGEPTGLKPIRLHKGVMMERIDILGRSGHSSDPSLGHSALEAMYDAIGALKGLRAQWQLEYNNAQFSVPQPTLNFGCIHGGDNPNRICGQCSLEFDLRPLPGMDPAVLRAAIRQKLEPLAEVHQVKIDYAPLFSEVPPFEQGADCELVRVAERLTGHRAEAVAFGTEAPYLQRLGCETLILGPGDIACAHQPGEYLEMSRLEPTVRLLRDLIEHYCLKPVSV, from the coding sequence ATGCCGTTGCCTTCGTTCAAAGAGCAGTTCGCCGCGCTGATTGCCGCGCCTTCAGTCAGTTGCACCCAGGCGAGCCTGGACCAGACCAACAAGCCGGTGATCGAGCTGCTGACCAGTTGGCTGGGCGACCTCGGGTTTGCCTGCGACGTGCGCGAAATCAAGCCGGGCAAGTTCAACCTGCTGGCCACCTACGGCAGTGGCCCCGGCGGCCTGGTGCTGTCGGGGCACAGCGACACCGTGCCTTACGATGAGAAGCTGTGGCAGACCGACCCGCTGAAAGTCACCGAGGTGGACGGGCGCTGGGTGGGCCTGGGCAGCTGCGACATGAAGGGCTTTTTTGCCCTGATCATCGACGCCGTCATCCCGCTGCTGGCGCATGACTTCAAGCAGCCGCTGCTGATTCTGGCCACCTGCGACGAGGAAAGCTCCATGTCCGGCGCCAAGGCCCTGGCCGAGGCAGGCTGGCCGTTGGGCCGCGCCGCAGTGATAGGTGAACCCACGGGCCTCAAGCCGATACGCCTGCACAAGGGCGTGATGATGGAGCGCATCGACATCCTCGGGCGCAGTGGCCATTCCTCCGACCCAAGCCTGGGCCACAGCGCCCTGGAGGCCATGTACGACGCCATTGGCGCGCTCAAAGGCCTGCGTGCGCAGTGGCAGTTGGAATACAACAACGCGCAGTTCAGCGTGCCGCAACCCACGCTGAACTTCGGCTGTATCCATGGCGGCGACAACCCCAACCGCATCTGCGGGCAATGCTCGCTGGAGTTCGACCTGCGGCCCTTGCCGGGCATGGACCCGGCCGTGCTGCGCGCGGCCATCCGCCAGAAGCTCGAACCCTTGGCCGAGGTGCATCAGGTCAAGATCGACTACGCGCCGTTGTTCAGCGAAGTGCCGCCTTTCGAACAAGGTGCCGACTGCGAATTGGTGCGGGTGGCCGAGCGCCTGACCGGCCACCGGGCGGAAGCGGTGGCATTTGGCACCGAAGCGCCTTATCTTCAGCGCCTGGGTTGCGAGACCCTGATCCTGGGGCCGGGCGACATTGCCTGTGCGCACCAGCCGGGCGAGTACCTGGAAATGTCACGACTTGAGCCTACAGTGCGTCTATTGCGTGACCTGATCGAACATTACTGCCTCAAACCAGTCAGTGTTTAA
- a CDS encoding CYTH domain-containing protein → MQKETEIKLRVSPETLAALREHPLLKKRNKSGWERRELFNQYFDTPGRDLAAAKVALRLRRDGDEVIQTLKTRGQSIAGLSERNEYDWKLEKAKLDLKKLDGECWPEALAELDKKTIKPMFTTDFVRERAEIAWGRGKAKVVIEAALDLGKVIVGKQSEEICELELELREGEPAALLELAAELAATLPLMPCDISKAERGYRLFDAGSYALSLPAPELTAETPLDDAFAALAWHLLGSSQRLAEQYRHNGHWRLLLDWVEQLSELRALAGSLGQAAPRSTTHALRASLDALLEDWRPLVHAGVADEDVRKAAPEQFLEELQDTRWGEFSLNTSIWLLGRAWTVERNNRGNRQGAAQLANWLGHFLGEEATALQLSRYQQQPEDLAEQLPRIERIQAWLHHARAVLDLPEVDRLYGELNKLHDLACQDITDEVLDARVQQALTVFQSRAWKQLLRK, encoded by the coding sequence ATGCAAAAAGAAACCGAAATCAAACTGCGCGTCAGCCCGGAAACACTGGCTGCCCTGCGCGAACACCCGTTGCTGAAAAAGCGCAACAAGAGTGGCTGGGAACGCCGTGAGCTGTTCAATCAGTACTTCGACACCCCTGGGCGCGACTTGGCCGCAGCCAAGGTTGCCCTGCGCCTGCGCCGTGATGGCGACGAAGTGATCCAGACCCTCAAGACCCGCGGCCAGAGCATCGCCGGCCTGTCGGAGCGCAACGAGTACGACTGGAAACTGGAAAAAGCCAAGCTGGACCTCAAGAAGCTGGACGGCGAATGCTGGCCAGAAGCGCTGGCTGAGCTGGACAAAAAGACCATCAAGCCAATGTTCACCACCGACTTCGTGCGCGAGCGCGCCGAAATCGCCTGGGGCCGTGGCAAGGCTAAGGTGGTGATCGAAGCCGCCCTGGACCTGGGCAAGGTGATCGTCGGCAAGCAGTCCGAAGAAATCTGCGAGCTGGAGCTGGAATTGCGCGAAGGCGAACCCGCTGCCCTGCTGGAACTGGCCGCGGAACTGGCTGCCACGTTGCCGCTGATGCCTTGCGACATCAGCAAAGCCGAGCGCGGCTATCGCCTGTTCGACGCCGGCAGCTACGCCTTGAGCCTGCCTGCGCCTGAACTGACTGCCGAAACGCCATTGGACGACGCTTTCGCCGCCCTGGCCTGGCATCTGCTGGGCAGCAGCCAGCGCCTGGCCGAACAATACCGCCACAATGGCCACTGGCGCCTGTTGCTGGACTGGGTCGAGCAACTGAGCGAATTGCGCGCCCTGGCCGGCAGCCTTGGCCAAGCCGCACCGCGCAGCACCACCCACGCGTTGCGCGCCAGCCTGGACGCCCTGCTGGAAGACTGGCGCCCGCTGGTACACGCTGGCGTGGCAGACGAGGACGTGCGCAAGGCCGCGCCAGAGCAGTTCCTGGAAGAGTTGCAAGACACCCGCTGGGGCGAGTTCTCGTTGAATACCTCGATCTGGCTGCTGGGCCGCGCCTGGACTGTCGAGCGTAACAACCGTGGCAACCGCCAGGGCGCCGCGCAACTGGCCAACTGGCTGGGCCACTTCCTCGGCGAAGAGGCAACCGCCCTGCAATTGTCGCGCTACCAGCAACAGCCCGAAGACCTGGCCGAGCAACTGCCACGCATCGAGCGCATCCAGGCCTGGCTGCACCACGCCCGCGCCGTGCTGGACCTGCCGGAAGTCGACCGCCTGTACGGCGAGCTGAACAAGCTGCATGACCTGGCCTGCCAAGACATCACCGACGAAGTGCTGGATGCACGGGTTCAGCAAGCGCTGACCGTGTTCCAGAGCCGCGCCTGGAAACAACTGCTGCGTAAATAA
- a CDS encoding Lrp/AsnC family transcriptional regulator, with protein MQGELDIYDRRILALLQEDASLSSAQIAEQVGLSQSPCWRRIQRMKEEGIIRGQVTLLDRKKIGLNTQIFAEVKLNAHGRSNFTEFTDAIRGFPEVLECYVLMGAVDFLLRIVTPDIEAYERFFFEKLSMVPGIQEVNSTVALSEIKSTTSLPVLPG; from the coding sequence ATGCAAGGCGAGTTGGACATCTACGATCGGCGAATCCTCGCGCTGCTCCAAGAGGACGCTTCGCTGTCGAGCGCGCAGATCGCCGAGCAGGTTGGGCTGTCCCAGTCGCCGTGCTGGCGGCGTATCCAGCGCATGAAGGAGGAGGGGATCATTCGCGGCCAAGTCACCTTGCTGGATCGCAAGAAGATCGGCTTGAACACGCAGATTTTCGCCGAGGTCAAACTCAACGCCCACGGGCGATCCAACTTCACTGAATTCACCGACGCGATACGCGGCTTTCCGGAAGTGCTGGAGTGCTATGTGCTGATGGGGGCCGTGGACTTTCTGTTGCGTATCGTGACGCCGGACATCGAGGCCTACGAGCGGTTCTTCTTCGAAAAGCTCTCGATGGTGCCCGGTATCCAGGAGGTCAACTCGACGGTGGCCTTGTCGGAGATCAAGTCCACCACGAGCTTGCCCGTACTGCCCGGGTAA
- a CDS encoding GspE/PulE family protein gives MSVAIVSQDRWLDLNDLLRELVSQGFITQDSAEYALTARRTTRNSQLHPLEFLASQQIDDLSRPGKSLDLENLTLWLAQQAGQPYLRIDPLKIDVAALTPVMSYAFAQRHRILAVAADPKSVTIASAQPYVSNWEADLAHVLKLPIKRVVANPAEIQRFTVEFYRLARSVSGANASDQKASNLGNFEQLLNLGSGDQEPDANDAHIINIVDWLFQYAFQQRASDIHIEPRREHGTVRFRIDGVLHNVYQFPPQVTMAITSRLKSLGRMNVAEKRKPQDGRVKTKTPEGGEVELRLSTLPTAFGEKMVMRIFDPEVLLKNFDQLGFSHEDLKRWLDMTRQPNGIILVTGPTGSGKTTTLYTTLKKLATPQVNLCTIEDPIEMVEPAFNQMQVQHNIDLTFASGVRALMRQDPDIIMIGEIRDLETAEMAIQAALTGHLVLSTLHTNDAPSAISRLLELGVPHYLIKATVLGVMAQRLVRTLCPHCKAPQQISDEDWQELTRPWQAPVPHAVNRAMGCLECRDTGFRGRAGVYEIMLMSDNVKAHVQAETDLLALKRQAVKEGMRSLRLSGAQKVASGLTTLEEVLRVTPRNDLK, from the coding sequence ATGTCCGTCGCTATTGTTTCCCAGGACCGCTGGCTGGATCTGAATGATCTGTTACGTGAACTGGTCAGCCAGGGGTTTATCACCCAGGATTCGGCCGAATACGCTCTGACCGCGCGCCGTACCACGCGCAACAGCCAATTGCACCCGCTGGAGTTCCTGGCCAGCCAGCAAATCGACGACCTGAGCCGGCCCGGCAAATCGTTGGACCTGGAAAACCTGACCCTGTGGCTGGCGCAGCAAGCCGGCCAGCCTTACTTGCGCATTGACCCGCTGAAGATCGACGTGGCGGCGCTCACCCCCGTCATGTCCTACGCCTTCGCCCAGCGTCACCGGATCCTGGCGGTGGCTGCAGACCCCAAGTCCGTGACCATCGCCAGTGCCCAGCCCTACGTCAGCAATTGGGAAGCAGACCTGGCCCACGTGCTCAAGCTGCCAATCAAGCGGGTGGTCGCCAACCCGGCGGAAATCCAGCGCTTTACCGTGGAGTTCTACCGCCTGGCGCGCTCGGTCAGCGGCGCTAACGCCAGCGACCAGAAAGCCAGCAACCTGGGCAATTTCGAGCAACTACTGAACCTGGGCTCGGGCGATCAGGAGCCCGACGCCAACGACGCACACATCATCAATATCGTCGACTGGCTGTTCCAGTACGCCTTCCAGCAACGGGCCAGCGATATCCACATCGAGCCGCGCCGCGAACACGGCACCGTGCGTTTTCGCATCGACGGCGTGCTGCACAACGTCTACCAATTTCCGCCCCAGGTGACCATGGCCATCACCAGCCGCCTGAAGAGCCTGGGGCGCATGAACGTGGCCGAGAAGCGCAAACCACAGGATGGCCGGGTCAAAACCAAGACCCCGGAGGGCGGCGAAGTGGAGTTGCGGCTGTCGACGCTGCCCACCGCCTTTGGCGAAAAAATGGTCATGCGCATCTTCGACCCTGAAGTGCTGCTGAAAAACTTCGACCAACTGGGCTTCAGCCATGAAGACCTCAAGCGCTGGCTGGACATGACCCGCCAGCCCAACGGCATCATCCTGGTGACCGGCCCCACCGGCTCAGGCAAGACCACCACGCTCTACACCACCCTGAAAAAACTGGCCACGCCACAAGTGAACCTGTGCACCATCGAAGACCCGATCGAGATGGTGGAGCCGGCGTTCAACCAGATGCAGGTGCAGCACAACATCGACCTGACCTTTGCCAGCGGCGTGCGCGCACTGATGCGCCAGGACCCGGATATCATCATGATCGGCGAAATCCGCGACCTGGAAACCGCCGAGATGGCAATCCAGGCGGCGCTCACCGGGCACCTGGTGCTGTCGACCCTGCACACCAACGACGCGCCCAGCGCGATCAGCCGGTTGTTGGAGCTGGGCGTGCCGCATTACCTGATCAAAGCCACGGTGCTGGGGGTGATGGCGCAACGCTTGGTGCGCACGCTATGCCCGCACTGCAAGGCCCCGCAACAGATCAGCGACGAAGACTGGCAGGAATTGACACGCCCCTGGCAGGCGCCGGTACCCCACGCCGTCAACCGTGCCATGGGCTGCCTGGAGTGCCGCGACACCGGCTTCCGTGGCCGTGCCGGGGTGTACGAGATCATGCTGATGTCCGACAACGTGAAGGCGCATGTGCAGGCCGAAACCGACTTGTTGGCCCTCAAGCGCCAGGCGGTGAAGGAAGGCATGCGCAGCTTGCGCCTGTCAGGCGCGCAAAAGGTCGCCAGCGGCCTGACCACCTTGGAGGAGGTTTTGCGCGTTACCCCACGCAACGATCTGAAATAG
- a CDS encoding DUF2388 domain-containing protein — protein MRLKIAVVTLALLSLPVGSAMADGFLRDVLSSGATTGSTYLTFRHHKLIVAAQDDAGSFVASDGSIRGPYLEAAMNQVRADNPGLKASDMDLANAILIKGSSVAANE, from the coding sequence ATGCGCCTAAAAATTGCCGTTGTCACACTTGCCTTGCTGTCACTACCGGTCGGCTCTGCCATGGCCGATGGTTTTCTGCGTGATGTACTGTCGTCCGGTGCAACCACCGGTTCCACCTACCTGACCTTCAGGCACCACAAGCTGATCGTCGCGGCGCAAGACGACGCCGGCAGCTTCGTGGCCAGCGATGGCAGTATCCGTGGCCCGTATCTGGAAGCGGCGATGAACCAGGTTCGTGCGGACAACCCAGGCTTGAAAGCCAGTGACATGGATTTGGCCAACGCTATCTTGATCAAAGGCTCCTCGGTCGCCGCCAACGAGTAA